The genomic stretch AGGGGGCGATGAAGCCGCCCGAAGCCGCGTCGACATGCATCGGGACATCCAGTCCCTTTTCCCGCGCAAGGCGATCCAGAGCCGCTGCGATTTCCTGCACGGGCTCGTACTGCCCCGTAAACGTCACGCCGAAAGTCGGCACCACGCCGATCGTGTTCTCGTCCACGCGCTTGAGTACTTCCTCCGGCGTCATGCTCAGCTGGTCGCGCTCAAGGGGGATCTCGCGCAGCTCGACGTCGAAATAGCGGGCGAATTTGTGCCAGCACACCTGGACAGGCCCGGTGATTATGTTCGGTTTGTCGGTCGGCTTCCCTGCCGCGCTCATCCGCTCGCGCCATTTCCATTTCAGCGCCAGCCCGCCGAGCATACAGGCCTCGCTCGATCCCGTGGTCGAGCAGCCGATCGTATTGGCAGCCTTCGGCGAATGCCACAGGTCTGCGAGCATGTGGACGCAACGGTTCTCGAGTTCGGCCGTCGCCGGATATTCATCCTTGTCGATCATGTTCTTGTCGATCGACAGATCCATAAGCTGGTGCACCTCCGAATCCAGCCAGGTCGAGCAGAATGTCGCGAGGTTCTGTTTGGCGTTTCCGTCAAGGAGGAGTTCGTCCTTCACCAGGGCGGTTGCTTCGTCGGGACGCAATTCGTGCTCGCCCAGCCGGTATTTCGGAACGGGAGTGTTGCTGACGACGCTTCCATAAATATCGTTCTCCAGTTCGGCGCGTATGGCTTCTCGGCTGTGAAGAGGCATTATCGAGTTCTCCCGTCGCAGGAATGGTCGAAGAAGCTGACAACACGGGCAGCCGCTTCCGGGCGTGAATCCCTAGCTACAATGGCTGTCGGAGCCGTCCATTGATCTCCATCAACTTCCGGAGCGAACAATCTGCAATTAATTTGCCGATGGGCGATTGCACGCGAACGCGCGCGTCCTTCCTCGCCGCCGCAAGACAGCGACAAATAGGAAGGTTTCAGAGCCCGATCCCTCGTCCCCGGCCGAGCCCGTGACTGATGGCGAGGTCCCGGGCAAGGCCGTGGCCCGAGTCGAAGTCGATGTCGATGCCGAGGTCCCGCTTGCGGCCCAGCAGCAGGGATTCCATCTGCGCATCGCGTTCGAGGCCCATCGCCATGTTGCCCATCTCCGCCCGCGCGGCCCTGTAGCCGGAATAGTCACCCGCCTCGTACTGACGCTGGCTGGCAAGGTCGAGTTTCTGAAAGCGTTCGACGAAGCGGTCGGCACGAAGCTGCGGATCGGTGCGCAGCTCGGTTTCCAGTTGCAGGGCACGGATGGCGCGAGCGGTGCGGCCCGACGCGGCCTCCATCGCAAGCTCGGGATTCTTCTTGTAGGCGGCTTCGGCATCGTGGGAACCGTAGGGCCGTACGTCCTCGAAGACCGCACGGGCCTCGTGCAATTCCTTCGCCTGTTCCGGGCTGGCCCTGCCGCCCATATCCTGCGCCTCGAATATAGCATCGACGGCGCGGGCATGGCGGATGAGGGCACGCGTGCGGGCCTTGCGCAGTGCGGCTTCCCGTTCCTCGGCGGCATCGCGTTCCGGCGCCGCGGCTTTGCGCTGGACTTCCTTGCCGGCGCTTTCCCTTTCCGGCTGCTCTCCGGTGCCTGCATCAGGCGCGCCGTCCGCGGACGGGCGCAGACCGTCGAACATGCCGCGCACCTTCTCGGGAACCTGCCTGGCGATCTCGACAACACGCACCATCCGTTCGCGAAATGTGATGCCGCGCCGCTCGGCATAGTCCTGCACCGGATCGTAATCCGACGCCATGTCCTTGGCCCGATCGCGCGACAGGGTACGGACAAGCTTGTTCTCGTCCGCGAAGTCGTCACGGCCATAGTGCAGGTCCATCCCGTCGCGGTGCCGGGACAGGGCGACATAGCTGCCGTGGCTATCCAGACCCGGCGTTGCCAGCACATGGGTGCGGTCCACCGTCATACCCTGCGCTTTGTGGATGGTCGCGGCATAGCCATGGTCGATGCGGTCGTAATCCTTTAGGTCGAATGAGACGGAACGGCCATTGTCCGTGTGGACCGACATGCTCTGCGTGCTGACCTGTTCGATGGTGCCCAGCGTGCCGTTCTTGACGCCCAGCCCGCGCTCGTTCCGCAGGAACATGACGCGATCGCCGACAGCAAAACTGCGCTCGCCGCGTTCAACGGTCAGGTGGACGTCCTCGCCCAGTTCTTCCGCGTCGCGCATCCGGCCGCGAGCTACCTCGTTGAGTTCCCGTACTTCGGCGTTGGTATGGGTGAGAATGATGCGGCCGGCATCCGGTGCTGCCTGCCGATCGCGGTCCCAGCGATCGATCAGGTCGTCGCGGGCCTCTTGCCGCGTTTGGGCTTCGTGCACCATGCCGCCTCTCGCGTAGGCATGGATGGCTTGGCCGGTCCTGCCGGTTGCCAGATCGCGCGTGGCGTCGCGTTGCCAGTCCTCCCGCTGCCTTCGCACTTCGCTGATCTCGACACCGCCGTGGCGCTCATGAATGGAGCGGAAGGCTGCCCCCGCCTCGATGGCTTGCAACTGCTGCGGATCGCCGACAAGCACGACCTTGGCACCGGCCTCTGCCGCATGAGAGAGCACACGCTCCATCTGGCGCGTGCCGACCATGCCCGCTTCGTCGATCACCAGAACATCGCGCGGGGTCAGCATGTCGCGGCCATGTTGCCAGCCATGTTCCATGCTGGCGATGGTGCGTGACGCAATGCCCGATCCGCTTTCGAGATTTTCGGCGGCAATGCCGGACAACGCCACACCGCGAACCTCGTAGCCCGTCGCTTCCCAGGCATCCCGCGCCACGCCGAGGATGGCGCTCTTTCCCGTTCCGGCATAACCGACCACGATGCCGAGGTCTCGCCCGTCCGTGACGTGCGCCAGCGCGTCGGCCTGCTTACTGGAAAGGACAAGATCGCGCTGCTCGGCACGGGTCAAAGCGGCTTCACGGTCCCTGTCGCTGACATCGTGACGTTTCTTCTCGGCCATCAGTTCGGCGGCGCGGTGCAGGCGCTGTTCGGCCTCGATCATCTCGCGCGTGGTGAAACGATCCGCGCCGCGTCCGTCCTTGCCGAGTTCGACCAGATCGGGCGCGCTCCGCACCGCGCCCATCACCTCGTTGAACTGGTCGATTCCGTCACTGTGCCGGTGTGCGAACATCGCCACGTCGCGCCGCGTGAAGGTCGATTGCTGATGCGTGATGGCATCCAGTGCGGTGGAAGGATCGGCGATGATCCGTTTGCCGTTGTTGCGGGCGATCTCGCGGTGCATCTCCGCCCGGTCGGCAGCGTCAATGCCTTCGCCCTCGATGCGCTGCGCGGGCGCCCCGATCTGGCTTTGCGGCTCCAGTCCGATGCCCTGCGCTTCGAGGCTGCGATGGTCGATGCGCGCGTCGATGTCGAGTTCGGCCAGCCGCTCGTTGGCAAGCTCTGCCCAGCGTTCCCGCCAGCCTTCGACCATCTCCGTGCGGTTCCAGTCGCGGACCTTCTTGCCGAAGCCGTTTTCGTCCACCGACCGCATCGTCAGCATCACATGGGCATGGGGTTTGGGCATGCCGTCTTCGGCCATATCCCAATGTACATTGAGATCGGCGACCATGCCCCGGTCCACGAACTCGGCCTGCGCGAAGTCGCGAGCAAGCTCGATGCCCTGGGCCTGCGTCATCTCGCGCGGAATGGCGAACTCCACCTCGCGGGCAAGCTGGGCGTCGCGCCTCGCCTCGAAGGCCTCGACATCGTTCCACAGCCGCTCACGATCGGACCACTGCTCCGGTGCATTCTCCGGCAACAGCACCTCGGAATGAACAACGCCCCGCTTGGCGGAAAAGTCCTGCACACGGTCGATGCGCTCGTCGCGCAGCCGCGAGGCGGAACGGTAGGCGGCGGATGCCACCGCACTGCTTCCGGCCTTGCGGGAAATGACCTTGACGTGAAGATGATAGATCGCCATCGCGACCGGAACATCAGCACAGCGAAGCGCACGTCGGAACGACGTATAAGCGCGCCCTCCCTCGAAAAAATCTCGGGATGGACCGGGCCGTGCCACACCGTCCCGACAACATTACTGCGTTCCACCGTCTGCGCAACTATCCTTGCCACATCAGTGACTTGCGACCGGGAAAGGACACGAGGATGCGGAAACCGAGGGACTATGACGCCGAACTGAAGGCGTTGGAAGACAAGGCGCGGGAACTCAAAACCCGCAAGGTGCAGCAGCTTGGTGAACTGGTCGTCGCCACCGGGGCCGATGGCCTCACCGCCGACGAATTGGCCGGTGCGCTCGTCGCGCTGGCCGAGACGAAGGATGCCGGGAAGAGGGAGGCATGGGCCAGGCGCGGCGCTGCGTTCTTTCAAGGCCGGTCGCGGCGAACTGCATCAGCGCCTGACCGCGATACTGGCGGCGCTCCAACGCAACCGGGCAGCGCGCAACCGGCATCAGGCGGCGCAGGCTCGGCATGATATGCGGACGTGGCAGGTCGAGCGCCGCAAGCGCACGCGGCATCTGATCGAACTCGGCGGTCTCGTCGTCAAGGCCGGAATCGTGGACCTGACCGGCGACGACCGCACCATGATCTACGGGGCGCTGCTCTGGATGGCCGAAAAGCTCAAGAGCGAAGACGCTGAGCGGGCGCGCGAACTATGGGCCGGAAAGGGGAAGGAAGCGTTCACAGAGGAACATCCAGAAGGCACGAATGACAGAACTCAACCGCCGCAGGATCGGGCGTGACCGATGGCGGGGCGGTGCGCCCCACATATCGCAGCGCCGCCACTATCGCGCGGCTAATTGTGCGAGACCAACTAAGGTCGCCGAGGTGCCGCAACATCAGGTTCAAGCATCTAGAACACCGGAAGAAAGGATGTTTTCCGCGACATGTTTCAAAGAAACCCGGTCAACTTTTGATGACAGGGCATCGAGTTCAAGCAGATCGCGAGTAAGATAAGCATGGTATTTTTCGAAAATGAGGTTTGTCTGATCATTGAATAACACACAATCTTCCCCGGCTGCGATCCTGCCGAGGGTGCAGGAAATATCCGGAGCACCATCCCTTGCGCGGATCGTCAGAAAGCCGTCATGAGACTCTACATCGAAACCTTTCCCCCGAAGAGCCAAAGCAAGCGTGTTAGTTTTGATGGTGCCGACCCTTGTGGCTATCGCAAAGCTGCTCTCACCCAGTTGAACAACCGAGGATGCGGTGAATCCGAGTTGCATATAATGCCGTCGAGCCTCATCGAGCAGAGCTCGGGCCTCCCGGTCCATATAAGCCCGTGTGGTGTCGCCCTGTAGAACGTTAAACATCCGCTCGATAACCACGTCGTGGATATCACCGGGATCACCACCGAAAACGGGTGGGGTTCCGCCTTTTGATGGAGTCACCATGATGACCTTGTCGCGATCATCAACCTCCTGAATAACCCATCGCCGACCTGAGAAGATCAGCATCATTCCCGGTGCCATTACGTTTACGATTGGCAGGGTTCCAAGCTCCTTTCCACCGAAGATCAGGCGATATTCCTCAGGTGTCTGGAAAACGGCATAGTAGCTATAGTGCTCGACCAGCTTTTCGCCGATACGCCCGAGCAGCAAGAGGCCGTCATCGCTCTGTTCAATCAGGCCGGTTTCCGGGTCGCCCAAGGCTCGGAGTACGTCCATGAAGACGGATGTTTCCACCTTCGTGAAAGGTCCTTCCTGGCACAGGGTGCGATTCAGACGACTTGCCGAGGCCCCACCACGTTCCGCGATAACCGAAAGAATTTGATGGACGAGGGTGGAAAGGTGCAGAGCCTGCGCTCGCGGTGGTTCGCACCATCCCTCCAGTAGGAGGTCGATCATGGCAACCGATCGGATCAGCCCCAATCGCAGCCGGTCAACATAGTTGCTGTCGGGTGTCAGACGCGCCTCGACCGCGTATTGGCGCAACACGGCGGGTTGGCCGGCCCTACGGCCCGAACGCCCGAGGCGTTGCCTGAGCGCCGCCACGCTGAAAGGCGCACCGATCTGGGCGACACATGTCACATCGCCGATGTCGATCCCCAACTCCAGCGTTGAGGTGCAGATCGCGGTGGTGGGTTTTGATCCGTCCTTCAGGCGGCGTTCGACGAAATCCCGATGGTCCCTGGAAAGGCTGGCATGATGGGGATAAAACTCCTGCGGAAGGCGCTCCTCCTCGCACAAGGTGCGCAAACGATCCGCATAGACCTCGACTGATTGCCGGGACCCGGCGAAGACCAGATTGTCGGTCCCGCGCAGGTTCCTGAAGAGATGTTCGGCAATCCGGTCGGCGGCGGATGCGGTCTCCTCGTCCTTGTCGCCCGAGACGTAGCCGCGCAGTTGCAGCATCAGCTCAGCATCGCTGCCCTCGGCCTTTAGCAAGTCGACCCCTGCCGGGTTATCAGGGCGCAGATAGGTGCGGGCCAGTTGCATGTCACCCAAAGTCGCCGAAAGGCCCACCCTGCGAACGCGGCGGCCGATAGCCAGCTCCATCCGGGTCAGTAGGGAGCGCATCTGCACCCCCCGCTCGCTGTCGAGTACGGTATGCAGTTCGTCGATGATGATCGACCGGGTCGCCCCGAACAGGCGCGGGATTTCCAGCCCGCGACGGATAAACAAAGCCTCAAGGGATTCCGGGGTGATCAGAAGAATACCCCGGGGTCCCTTTAGTGCTCGGCTTTTGACCGAGGCGGAAATGTCCCCGTGCCACGGGGTGATCGGCATTTCGACCTCGCGGCAGATCTCCTCAAGTCGGCCGGCCTGATCGGTGATCAGTGCTTTGAGTGGCCCGATATAGAGCAAGTCGAAGCCACTCGCCTGCGCCGGATCATCCAGAACCTGCGAGATCAGGGGAAGGAAGGCGGCCTCGGTCTTTCCGCCGGCGGTCGTGGCGGCGATAATCAAGTCTGCGCCGCCCCCCGTGATCGCATGTATGGCCTGAGACTGGATGTGACGTAGTTCACTCCAGCCCTGTCCTCTGATCCATTTTTGGATTGGGCGCGCCAGTTTCTCGAAGGCCGAGGTCATCCGCAAACCTCAGAGACGGAAGCTTGTCAGTTGGTCATTGTCACCGTCATCCGCCGGCCGCGCGCCGGCGGCCTCATCCAGGTCGGACATGTCATCGCCCTGATCCGGAGAGACTTCGATCTTCTCGATCAGGTCATGCCATTCGACGCCCCGGTTCTGCTCGAGCACCGAAAGCAGGTTCACGAAGGCCGTGACGGTATTGCGCGGCGTGCGAAAATAGGCTTCGCCGATCCGGTCCGAACAATGCGTCATGAAGGCCTCGAGCGCGGTATCAGGTACGGCACCCTCGCCGTCCTGCATGATCGCCCGGATGTTCGACAGTAGGACGAACATATCCTCCGGCGTAAGGCTGGCCAGTCGGACCACCGGGCCGGAAAGGTCCACCAGTCCATCCCGGGCAAAGCTGTTCTCGGCCAGCCGGGTCTGAAGCGCCTCATAGCTGTAGAGTCCCCGGCGGGTATTCATCAGGAATTCTGGGGTTCCTCCCATTAGGAAGCCCAGATGCTCGGCGCTGCCCTGAAGGACATCGTTCAGGATGCGCAAGATTTGCTCGTAATTCGCATTCCGCGCCTGCGACGATGACAGCTTGTAAAGGTTCACCATCTCGTCAAGGCCGACCAGAAGGCCCTTATAGCCCGCTTCGCGGACGAAGACCGACATGAGCTTGAGATGGTCGTAGACATTCGCATCATCGATGATGGTCCGCACGCCAAGCGCCTTTCGCGCATCGGTCCGGGTGGCATATTCGCCCCGAAGCCACCGCAGCGCCGCCGAGGACAATTCGTCATTGCCGGTTTCATGGCCTTCCCAGTAGCGGCGGATCACCTCGGAAAACTCAAAACCGCCCGTCAGTTCCTCGAAATGGCCAAGGCGGTCGCGGATTACGTTGCCCGTCGGTTTGCCTTCCGACTCGGCGTCGCGATGTGCTTGGGACACGAACCGCTCCACCACACTGGCCATCGCTCCGCCATCAGGTTTCGTGCGGGTTGATAGGTTGCGAGCCATTTCCGCGTAGAGACCACGCGCCTGCCCGCCGGTAGCATGGATGCGCCGGTCCGGCGCAAGGTCCGCGAACATCACCACCATGCCCTTTTCAAGGGCGATGAGGCGGATGAGGTTCATGAAGAAGGTCTTGCCCGACCCATATTCCCCAATGATGAACCGGATCGCGGCACCGCCATCGGCGATGCGGTCCATATCCTTGACCAACTCCTCGATCTCGCGCACGCGCCCGACCTGAATGTGCCGAAGGCCAAGCTTCGGCACCACACCCGCGCGTAGAGCCTGAACAATCGCGTCTCGTTCCCGTGGTTTCAGCCTAGACATCTCATCCCTCCTTCTCGAACACGCCCGCCAACTCTTCGGCGATATCGGGGGACACGTCGTAACCTTCATATTCGTCCAGCAGGGCTTGGTCATAAACCCCGAAGGACCATTCGTTGACCGTCTCAAGCGCCCCGGCCACCATCAGGTTGTGCCGCGCGACCAATCCGGCGAACTCCTCCTCGGTCCAGTGCGGCCGGGTGATCGCCTCGCGGATCAGAGCGGTGTGCTTCGCATCGAGGCCGGCAAGGGACGAGGAAGCAGTCGTATCCTCAGTCTCGTCTTCTCCCGTATCCGCCGCGAAAATATCGGCCAGAACCGCCGAGACGCGATCCGTGTCCTGCCGGATGCTCGCGATGCGCGCCGTATCCAGCGTCCGGCCAGTCGCCGCCGGTTCTGCCGGGATCGTCTCGCCCGGGGCGCCGGGACGAGCCTCGCGTACGCGCAAGGGCGCATCCGGAACCTCACCGGCATGCAGGTCCGAGTAAACAAGGTTCGGGTCGAGACCGAGCGCACGATAGACCCGTTCGATCTCCGCAACTTCCTCGGGCTTAATGATACCATCGGCATGGGCGGCGGCGACCAATGCTGCCCGAATCGCCGATTGCCGGTCCGCGCCGCCTTCTTTGAGCTTGCGCCGCAAAAGCGTCAGGTCGGGGGGAACCGCAAGAAACCAAACAAGATTGGCTGCTAGGCGCCTTCGTTCACGCTCGGACAGGCCCGCGACGGATCGGGCCTGATTTTCGAGCGCGCTTCTTTCCGGATCGGATATGACGCCATCTGCATGGGCGACAAAAGACGCCAGGGCGATCTCCACCAGCGCAATCTTGTATGATATCGAAACGTCTTCCAGTTGCTCGACAGGGCCGCCAAGATCGAACAGCACCACCGGTTCGTCGACCTTCGGTGATCGAAGGGCGAAGCGCGGATCGGGGGCCAGACCGAATCCGATACGAGCCAATGCGTCTGCAGCGCCGGTCAACTGGCGCTTGCCAGCCTTTTCAGAGCGTTCGCCTTCCAGGCGTTCCAACACATCGCCCACGACGACCAATCCGCCTGCCTGAACGATGTCGCTCACCCATGCTTTGATCTTCTCCAGGTCTTCAGATGGAAACATCTGGCGCAGCTCTCCCGGCAGAAGCGCATGCGCTTCGACGCTGCCGCGTCCGTCCGGATTGCGACCCAGATATCGGCTGAACTTGTCGAGATTATCCATCACCTCATCGGCGACCTCCTGTGCGATCTCGATGGGCTTGCACAGGCCGGAAATATCGGGGACCGGTTTGCCGTCTATGGACGGGTTCACCGTTCCTTCGAACTCGCGAGAGGCCGCCTGATACCTAGTTTGAAGGGATTTTCTGGGCTTGTTCACCTGCATCCCCGCCGGGAACCGCTGCTCAAACCGCAGCCGGAACAAAGCCAAAAACTCATCCCGGCACCGCTTGGCCGATGTACGAAGGTTCCTCTCGGGATGACACAGAAGCCAGCTCAACACCCAATCGGCATCCAAGGTCTCGCCTCTCTGGAGCCTCGCGCCGACAGCCAGCTTCACTGAAAAGGGCAAGTCCCATCCGGGATTATCGAATATGGGCGCAATGGAACCGATTTCGGTAGTCGAGACGATGGCAAATTCTATGAATTCCCCCAGATAGCGTTGTGCCGAGTGGTTGTCGGCATAGAGCTGAGCCAGCCGACGCGCCTCAAGCAGCAGGTCGCGTTTTTCCTCAATGCTTGGGTCGTCGACGAAGAACCGCCGCTCCAAGCCATAGAAATAGAGGAACATGTACCCCGGATTATACGATCCGTCCGTTGCACCGCCGGCGAGCCAGTCCAAATAGGTGGCCCGGCTTTCAGGCGGGATACTGGAATATCCCGGCCAATAAGACATGCCCTGTCCATCCTTGTCGTTGCCGTCTCGGGCGACGGGAAGGGACGGGTCGATATAGGCCCGGCATTTCTCGCCATAGCCATACTGGTTCATCGTTGGCGGTGTGCCGACATAGACCATCCCACCGATTTCACGCCCGCAGACCGAGATAGTCTGACCGTCGGGTACCCATCCTTGAATTCGGTCAGATCTTCCCGGTGCCGGGGCGGATTGTCCAACTGGAATGGGGGCCGCAGGCGATGCTGGCGAGCGCTGCGTTTCCCATGGCCGGGTTCTGGCCATCTTCTCTGCCTCTCTTTGGGCAGCAATGGCGGCCAGTTCCGGACCAGCTTTTCTTGCGGCCCTGATGAGGGCCGCGTTGTCCTGTTTCGGCGGTGTATGGCGTGGTTGAGATGAAGAGGTCGGCAAATCGTCACTCAATTTGCCCTGTGGCGGCGCGGGTTGTCCGACCGCATTGGTGACTGGAGGCGGCGACACAAGGGAGCCTGAGGATTTTCCGTGCCCTACAAGATTTGATGTCGTTTCTCGTTTTGCAGCCAGACTGCGTGCGCGCCGTTTCTCGTACCACCAGACGATTACTCCAGGGGCGAGAAAGGCGAACAGCACGAAAAGTCCACCGTTCAATTGCTGAAGGAACAACCCGCTAATGATCAGTGCAACAAAGAAGAATATGATGTAGAGAAATATAATTCGCAAAAACTTCAAAACGCCCCCCGCGCCGCAGATGATGTCACCAGATGTGACTATGCCCGCGACACCTCGGACTAAGCAAGTGAATCGAGCGACGAGGCGTGAGTGAGGATTGCGGCGCTTCCGGGCCAATCGATCGCAGGGCTTGCCGACTCTACGCTCGGTTCCGACCTGTGCGGAGTAGTGAAGCAAACGTCCATGGGAGCGTGTAGCCGCCGCCCTCGCGCTGCTTCTAAGGTAGAGCTAGATGCTAAGCCAGCAACAAGTGCTATCGTAGGGCTATGGCGAAAACATAGTGATCATCGTTATCGGTCGCGGAGGAGAAGGATTCAAACTGCTGCCGCCGGTGGCCAAACGGCGAGAGCCCCGGCGCTGGTGCATCCGGAGCTTTGTGTAGCTCGCCAGTCTCCATGTAAGCTATTGTTACACTTCGATTTCTAGCGAGTTATGACAAAAGTGGTTGCGGGGGCCTGCAACACCCGATCCTTGCGATTGGTTGAACAGACGGTTCCAAGACTAGCGGCATAGCCT from Rhodopseudomonas sp. BAL398 encodes the following:
- a CDS encoding glutamate decarboxylase; protein product: MPLHSREAIRAELENDIYGSVVSNTPVPKYRLGEHELRPDEATALVKDELLLDGNAKQNLATFCSTWLDSEVHQLMDLSIDKNMIDKDEYPATAELENRCVHMLADLWHSPKAANTIGCSTTGSSEACMLGGLALKWKWRERMSAAGKPTDKPNIITGPVQVCWHKFARYFDVELREIPLERDQLSMTPEEVLKRVDENTIGVVPTFGVTFTGQYEPVQEIAAALDRLAREKGLDVPMHVDAASGGFIAPFIEPDLLWDFRIPRIRSINASGHKYGLAPLGVGWVVWREKEDLPEDLIFYVNYLGGNMPTFALNFSRPGGQIVSQYYLFLRLGREGYRRIQQNCYDVAQHLAREVPKAGPFELFFDANSRKGIPAVSFTIRNGEDPGYTLFDLSDRLRARGWQVAAYTMLPNIPDVVVIRFIVRHGFSRDMADMLIEDIRRSVAYLQQHRPIKALTAAEGTRFTHHALPKKKLPAGQVANDHAAAAVQERPRPRHTPAGR
- the traA gene encoding Ti-type conjugative transfer relaxase TraA, which translates into the protein MAIYHLHVKVISRKAGSSAVASAAYRSASRLRDERIDRVQDFSAKRGVVHSEVLLPENAPEQWSDRERLWNDVEAFEARRDAQLAREVEFAIPREMTQAQGIELARDFAQAEFVDRGMVADLNVHWDMAEDGMPKPHAHVMLTMRSVDENGFGKKVRDWNRTEMVEGWRERWAELANERLAELDIDARIDHRSLEAQGIGLEPQSQIGAPAQRIEGEGIDAADRAEMHREIARNNGKRIIADPSTALDAITHQQSTFTRRDVAMFAHRHSDGIDQFNEVMGAVRSAPDLVELGKDGRGADRFTTREMIEAEQRLHRAAELMAEKKRHDVSDRDREAALTRAEQRDLVLSSKQADALAHVTDGRDLGIVVGYAGTGKSAILGVARDAWEATGYEVRGVALSGIAAENLESGSGIASRTIASMEHGWQHGRDMLTPRDVLVIDEAGMVGTRQMERVLSHAAEAGAKVVLVGDPQQLQAIEAGAAFRSIHERHGGVEISEVRRQREDWQRDATRDLATGRTGQAIHAYARGGMVHEAQTRQEARDDLIDRWDRDRQAAPDAGRIILTHTNAEVRELNEVARGRMRDAEELGEDVHLTVERGERSFAVGDRVMFLRNERGLGVKNGTLGTIEQVSTQSMSVHTDNGRSVSFDLKDYDRIDHGYAATIHKAQGMTVDRTHVLATPGLDSHGSYVALSRHRDGMDLHYGRDDFADENKLVRTLSRDRAKDMASDYDPVQDYAERRGITFRERMVRVVEIARQVPEKVRGMFDGLRPSADGAPDAGTGEQPERESAGKEVQRKAAAPERDAAEEREAALRKARTRALIRHARAVDAIFEAQDMGGRASPEQAKELHEARAVFEDVRPYGSHDAEAAYKKNPELAMEAASGRTARAIRALQLETELRTDPQLRADRFVERFQKLDLASQRQYEAGDYSGYRAARAEMGNMAMGLERDAQMESLLLGRKRDLGIDIDFDSGHGLARDLAISHGLGRGRGIGL
- a CDS encoding conjugal transfer protein TraD, giving the protein MRKPRDYDAELKALEDKARELKTRKVQQLGELVVATGADGLTADELAGALVALAETKDAGKREAWARRGAAFFQGRSRRTASAPDRDTGGAPTQPGSAQPASGGAGSA
- a CDS encoding conjugal transfer protein TraD, whose amino-acid sequence is MRTWQVERRKRTRHLIELGGLVVKAGIVDLTGDDRTMIYGALLWMAEKLKSEDAERARELWAGKGKEAFTEEHPEGTNDRTQPPQDRA
- a CDS encoding DEAD/DEAH box helicase, which translates into the protein MTSAFEKLARPIQKWIRGQGWSELRHIQSQAIHAITGGGADLIIAATTAGGKTEAAFLPLISQVLDDPAQASGFDLLYIGPLKALITDQAGRLEEICREVEMPITPWHGDISASVKSRALKGPRGILLITPESLEALFIRRGLEIPRLFGATRSIIIDELHTVLDSERGVQMRSLLTRMELAIGRRVRRVGLSATLGDMQLARTYLRPDNPAGVDLLKAEGSDAELMLQLRGYVSGDKDEETASAADRIAEHLFRNLRGTDNLVFAGSRQSVEVYADRLRTLCEEERLPQEFYPHHASLSRDHRDFVERRLKDGSKPTTAICTSTLELGIDIGDVTCVAQIGAPFSVAALRQRLGRSGRRAGQPAVLRQYAVEARLTPDSNYVDRLRLGLIRSVAMIDLLLEGWCEPPRAQALHLSTLVHQILSVIAERGGASASRLNRTLCQEGPFTKVETSVFMDVLRALGDPETGLIEQSDDGLLLLGRIGEKLVEHYSYYAVFQTPEEYRLIFGGKELGTLPIVNVMAPGMMLIFSGRRWVIQEVDDRDKVIMVTPSKGGTPPVFGGDPGDIHDVVIERMFNVLQGDTTRAYMDREARALLDEARRHYMQLGFTASSVVQLGESSFAIATRVGTIKTNTLALALRGKGFDVESHDGFLTIRARDGAPDISCTLGRIAAGEDCVLFNDQTNLIFEKYHAYLTRDLLELDALSSKVDRVSLKHVAENILSSGVLDA
- a CDS encoding ATP-binding protein produces the protein MSRLKPRERDAIVQALRAGVVPKLGLRHIQVGRVREIEELVKDMDRIADGGAAIRFIIGEYGSGKTFFMNLIRLIALEKGMVVMFADLAPDRRIHATGGQARGLYAEMARNLSTRTKPDGGAMASVVERFVSQAHRDAESEGKPTGNVIRDRLGHFEELTGGFEFSEVIRRYWEGHETGNDELSSAALRWLRGEYATRTDARKALGVRTIIDDANVYDHLKLMSVFVREAGYKGLLVGLDEMVNLYKLSSSQARNANYEQILRILNDVLQGSAEHLGFLMGGTPEFLMNTRRGLYSYEALQTRLAENSFARDGLVDLSGPVVRLASLTPEDMFVLLSNIRAIMQDGEGAVPDTALEAFMTHCSDRIGEAYFRTPRNTVTAFVNLLSVLEQNRGVEWHDLIEKIEVSPDQGDDMSDLDEAAGARPADDGDNDQLTSFRL
- a CDS encoding TerB N-terminal domain-containing protein produces the protein MKFLRIIFLYIIFFFVALIISGLFLQQLNGGLFVLFAFLAPGVIVWWYEKRRARSLAAKRETTSNLVGHGKSSGSLVSPPPVTNAVGQPAPPQGKLSDDLPTSSSQPRHTPPKQDNAALIRAARKAGPELAAIAAQREAEKMARTRPWETQRSPASPAAPIPVGQSAPAPGRSDRIQGWVPDGQTISVCGREIGGMVYVGTPPTMNQYGYGEKCRAYIDPSLPVARDGNDKDGQGMSYWPGYSSIPPESRATYLDWLAGGATDGSYNPGYMFLYFYGLERRFFVDDPSIEEKRDLLLEARRLAQLYADNHSAQRYLGEFIEFAIVSTTEIGSIAPIFDNPGWDLPFSVKLAVGARLQRGETLDADWVLSWLLCHPERNLRTSAKRCRDEFLALFRLRFEQRFPAGMQVNKPRKSLQTRYQAASREFEGTVNPSIDGKPVPDISGLCKPIEIAQEVADEVMDNLDKFSRYLGRNPDGRGSVEAHALLPGELRQMFPSEDLEKIKAWVSDIVQAGGLVVVGDVLERLEGERSEKAGKRQLTGAADALARIGFGLAPDPRFALRSPKVDEPVVLFDLGGPVEQLEDVSISYKIALVEIALASFVAHADGVISDPERSALENQARSVAGLSERERRRLAANLVWFLAVPPDLTLLRRKLKEGGADRQSAIRAALVAAAHADGIIKPEEVAEIERVYRALGLDPNLVYSDLHAGEVPDAPLRVREARPGAPGETIPAEPAATGRTLDTARIASIRQDTDRVSAVLADIFAADTGEDETEDTTASSSLAGLDAKHTALIREAITRPHWTEEEFAGLVARHNLMVAGALETVNEWSFGVYDQALLDEYEGYDVSPDIAEELAGVFEKEG